In a genomic window of Numenius arquata chromosome 5, bNumArq3.hap1.1, whole genome shotgun sequence:
- the HOPX gene encoding homeodomain-only protein produces the protein MATEKPVTPTEEQLEILEYNFCKVNKHPDPTTLCLIAAETGLSEEQTLKWFKQRLAEWRKSEGLPSESGSVRD, from the exons ATGGCCACGGAGAAGCCAGTGACTCCCACTGAGGAGCAGCTGGAGATCCTGGAGTACAACTTCTGCAAGGTGAACAAGCATCCTGACCCCACCACGCTGTGCCTCATCGCGGCTGAGACCGGGCTCTCCGAGGAGCAGACCCTG AAATGGTTCAAGCAGCGCCTGGCGGAGTGGAGGAAGTCAGAAGGGCTGCCTTCAGAGAGTGGGTCTGTCAGGGACTAG
- the ARL9 gene encoding ADP-ribosylation factor-like protein 9 isoform X1 yields the protein MGSRLRPAALCGAALALAGGAALAVWAWARLRSRAPPPAARHAAVTAVVSAADQGKGHGKQILVLGLDGAGKTSVLHSLATNHIKRSVAPTEGFNAICINTEESQMEFLEIGGSESLRSYWKMYLPKVLLLIYVVDSADHARLPVAKQLLHQLIQNNSTLPVVVLANKQDLEGAFCITDIHDALALSDLGDERKMFLIGTHVAEDGSEISSSMKDAKELITQLVLEAQ from the exons ATGGGCTCCCGCCTGCGGCCCGCCGCGCTCTGCGGGGCGGCCCTGGCCctggcgggcggcgcggccctGGCGGTTTGGGCCTGGGCCCGCCTGCGGAGCCGGgcaccgccgcccgccgcccgccatGCCGCGGTCACTGCCGTCGTCAGTGCCGCCGATCAG GGTAAAGGACACGGCAAGCAGATTCTGGTGCTGGGCCTGGATGGGGCTGGGAAGACCAGCGTTCTCCACTCCCTGGCAACGAACCACATCAAGCGCAGCGTGGCTCCCACCGAGGGCTTCAATGCCATCTGCATCAACACCGAAGAGTCCCAGATGGAGTTCTTGGAGA TTGGGGGCAGTGAATCTCTGCGTTCATACTGGAAGATGTACCTGCCCAAAGTCCTGTTGCTAATCTATGTCGTGGACTCGGCCGATCATGCCCGACTGCCTGTGGCGAAACAGCTCCTTCATCAACTGATCCAGAACAACTCCACCCTGCCGGTGGTGGTTCTGGCCAACAAGCAG GACCTCGAAGGTGCGTTTTGCATCACCGATATCCACGATGCTCTGGCGCTGTCTGATCTTGGGGATGAGAGGAAAATGTTCTTGATTGGTACCCACGTGGCAGAGGACGGCTCTGAGATCTCTTCCAGCATGAAGGATGCCAAGGAGCTGATAACGCAGCTGGTTCTGGAAGCACAGTGA
- the ARL9 gene encoding ADP-ribosylation factor-like protein 9 isoform X2, giving the protein MGSRLRPAALCGAALALAGGAALAVWAWARLRSRAPPPAARHAGKGHGKQILVLGLDGAGKTSVLHSLATNHIKRSVAPTEGFNAICINTEESQMEFLEIGGSESLRSYWKMYLPKVLLLIYVVDSADHARLPVAKQLLHQLIQNNSTLPVVVLANKQDLEGAFCITDIHDALALSDLGDERKMFLIGTHVAEDGSEISSSMKDAKELITQLVLEAQ; this is encoded by the exons ATGGGCTCCCGCCTGCGGCCCGCCGCGCTCTGCGGGGCGGCCCTGGCCctggcgggcggcgcggccctGGCGGTTTGGGCCTGGGCCCGCCTGCGGAGCCGGgcaccgccgcccgccgcccgccatGCC GGTAAAGGACACGGCAAGCAGATTCTGGTGCTGGGCCTGGATGGGGCTGGGAAGACCAGCGTTCTCCACTCCCTGGCAACGAACCACATCAAGCGCAGCGTGGCTCCCACCGAGGGCTTCAATGCCATCTGCATCAACACCGAAGAGTCCCAGATGGAGTTCTTGGAGA TTGGGGGCAGTGAATCTCTGCGTTCATACTGGAAGATGTACCTGCCCAAAGTCCTGTTGCTAATCTATGTCGTGGACTCGGCCGATCATGCCCGACTGCCTGTGGCGAAACAGCTCCTTCATCAACTGATCCAGAACAACTCCACCCTGCCGGTGGTGGTTCTGGCCAACAAGCAG GACCTCGAAGGTGCGTTTTGCATCACCGATATCCACGATGCTCTGGCGCTGTCTGATCTTGGGGATGAGAGGAAAATGTTCTTGATTGGTACCCACGTGGCAGAGGACGGCTCTGAGATCTCTTCCAGCATGAAGGATGCCAAGGAGCTGATAACGCAGCTGGTTCTGGAAGCACAGTGA
- the SPMAP2L gene encoding sperm microtubule associated protein 2-like yields MAAVGWRGGGWGGGGGGGLRVGGGAGSPRRALPSPAPAAAAAASPCLGRIQELAEPKKAACPNNRGFVWGNQETIWTLSRSALTARPSRRIVALAKPKQDFSKHQCRSLFLYSSRWETVIWERPPLVNFGFPSDRLLKLSEPKKCPSAYLQQRPRPSPEWPVSPAALRYKASPRILELSQPKVLHAEFLMAREVPTQMTTAAALARASSRLQCLAEPRVRKVNCCYEHSFPESVICPVSKFAQEAIASPRILELARPKRLHPDYVHLRDPEWPVTKAAKQAVATPRLVELAQPCKRPPMGSVQCNPDAFTVKEAAKKATCSARIQELARPVKR; encoded by the exons ATGGCGGCGGTTGGCTGGCGCGGcggtgggtggggaggaggcgggggcggcggccTGCGggtgggcggcggggccggcagccCTCGGCGGGCGCTGCCTTctcccgccccggcggcggcggcggcggcttcccCGTGCCTCGGCCG GATACAAGAGCTAGCAGAACCCAAGAAAGCGGCTTGTCCAAACAATCGCGG GTTCGTGTGGGGAAACCAAGAAACTATCTGGACCCTCTCACGCAGTGCTTTGACAGCTCGTCCGTCCCGAAGAATAGTGGCACTGGCTAAGCCCAAGCAAGATTTTAGCAAGCACCAGTGCAG ATCCCTCTTCTTGTACAGCTCTAGATGGGAAACAGTGATCTGGGAGCGTCCCCCACTAGTGAATTTTGGCTTCCCTTCTGATCGGCTGCTGAAGTTGTCTGAACCGAAAAAATGCCCGTCTGCTTACCTACAGCAAAG ACCTCGACCATCCCCTGAGTGGCCCGTGTCACCAGCTGCACTGAGATATAAAGCCTCCCCGCGGATCCTGGAGCTTTCCCAGCCAAAAGTGTTGCACGCAGAGTTCCTGATGGCCAGAGAG GTGCCAACACAGATGACAACTGCTGCAGCCTTGGCCAGAGCATCCTCACGGTTACAGTGTCTCGCAGAGCCCCGGGTCAGGAAGGTGAACTGCTGCTATGAGCACAGCTTTCCTGAATCTGTCATCTGTCCG GTTTCCAAGTTTGCTCAGGAGGCAATTGCAAGCCCTCGGATCCTGGAGCTGGCCAGGCCAAAAAGATTGCATCCTGACTACGTGCACCTGCGGGATCCTGAGTGGCCAGTGACAAAGGCTGCAAAACAGGCAGTGGCCACACCAAGACTCGTGGAACTGGCCCAGCCTTGCAAAAG GCCTCCTATGGGCTCTGTTCAGTGCAACCCAGACGCTTTCACAGTGAAGGAGGCTGCTAAGAAGGCAACTTGTTCTGCTCGGATCCAAGAACTGGCTCGTCCGGTTAAGCGCTGA
- the ARL9 gene encoding ADP-ribosylation factor-like protein 9 isoform X3 yields MEFLETDHARLPVAKQLLHQLIQNNSTLPVVVLANKQDLEGAFCITDIHDALALSDLGDERKMFLIGTHVAEDGSEISSSMKDAKELITQLVLEAQ; encoded by the exons ATGGAGTTCTTGGAGA CCGATCATGCCCGACTGCCTGTGGCGAAACAGCTCCTTCATCAACTGATCCAGAACAACTCCACCCTGCCGGTGGTGGTTCTGGCCAACAAGCAG GACCTCGAAGGTGCGTTTTGCATCACCGATATCCACGATGCTCTGGCGCTGTCTGATCTTGGGGATGAGAGGAAAATGTTCTTGATTGGTACCCACGTGGCAGAGGACGGCTCTGAGATCTCTTCCAGCATGAAGGATGCCAAGGAGCTGATAACGCAGCTGGTTCTGGAAGCACAGTGA
- the ARL9 gene encoding ADP-ribosylation factor-like protein 9 isoform X4 gives MPSASTPKSPRWSSWRDLEGAFCITDIHDALALSDLGDERKMFLIGTHVAEDGSEISSSMKDAKELITQLVLEAQ, from the exons ATGCCATCTGCATCAACACCGAAGAGTCCCAGATGGAGTTCTTGGAGA GACCTCGAAGGTGCGTTTTGCATCACCGATATCCACGATGCTCTGGCGCTGTCTGATCTTGGGGATGAGAGGAAAATGTTCTTGATTGGTACCCACGTGGCAGAGGACGGCTCTGAGATCTCTTCCAGCATGAAGGATGCCAAGGAGCTGATAACGCAGCTGGTTCTGGAAGCACAGTGA